GCCCGCCGCCCCCGCTTCGCCCAACCCGCTGGACGCGGCGCCGTCGGGTGGAACGCTGATGTTCGCGCAGCGCCCGAGCCAGGGCGCACCCGCCGCGGATTTGAGCGCGCCGCCGGGCGGAACCACGCTTCCGTTCGCACAGCGCCCGAGCCAGGGCGCACCCGCCGCGGATTTGAGCGCGCCGCCGGGCGAAACCACGCTTCCGTTCGCGCAGCGCCCGAGCCAGGGCGCACCCGCCGCGGATCTGAGCGCGCCGCCGGGCGGGACCACCCTGCCGTTCGCCCAGCGCACGGGGGCGTCCGCGGATCTGAACGCGCCGCCGGGCGGGACCACGCTGCCGTTCGCGCAGCGGCCGGGCCAGCACGTGGACATGAACGCGGCGCCGGGCGGGACCACGCTGCCTTTCGCGCAGCAGGTTCAGCAATCCCAGCCGGAGCCCAGCCTCGACATCGCCATCGAGCTCGACATCGACACCCCCGCGCGGCCCGGGTCGAGCCCCACCGAAGCCCGTACCGGCACGATGCTCGCCGGCAACGCGGCTCCGGCACGGCCCGGCTCGAGCCCCGGCGCGGCGCGCACCGGGACGATGCTCGCCGGGAACGCACCGCCGCCATCGCGGCCGTCATCGAGCCCGGGCGAGGCGCGCACAGGAACGATGATCGCGGGTGCTGCGTCGAACAGCCTGGAGTCGATGCTGAGCAACGCGCTGGGCATGCCCGCTTCGGCACCGCCGGCTGCGCGTCCGCCCACGCCCAAGGCCCGACCCACCTCCGGCGGCAAGGCGCGCCCAAGCTCCGGCGGCAAGGCGCGGCCCAGCTCGGGCGGCAAGGCCCGGCCGACGTCCGATCCCAAGGCCCGCGCGGCCGAGGCGCGTCCGGCGACGGGCTCGAAGGCCCGGCCCACCTCCGACCCCAAGCGCGCCGCGCGTCCCAAGAGCTCGGCCCGGCCGCGCAGCAAGGACTCGCCGGCCCCGCGCTCCAGCGCCCCGTACGATCCGATGGAGCTCATCGACGAGCCGCCCACGCCGGGCACGGCCAACGTCATCGACTCCACCCTGCGGCAGGCCCGCGAGCTCCTCGAGTTTGCCGATCACTCGGGCGCACTGGAGCTGGTGGAGCAGGTGCTGGCCAGCTTGCCCACGCACGCCGAGGCGCTCTCGCTGAAGAGCCGGTGCGAGGCCACGCTGGTCTCGATGTTCGAGTCCAAGCTGGGCAACCTCAACAAGAAGCCCAAGCTCAAGCTGCGGCCCGACGAGGTCATCTGGCTCAACCTGGATCACCGCGCGGGCTTCGTGCTCGCGCAGATCGACGGCCACGTCTCGCTCGAGGATCTCTTCGATCTCTCGGGCATGAGCCGCCTCGACACCGCGCGCATCCTCGCGCAGCTCATCGAGGAGAAGGTGATCAGCGTCTAGCTGCGTCTAGCTGCGGATCACCGCGGTGTACGTGCCGCGTACCGCGAGCTGCCCGCGCTGGTTCACGCTCTCGCAGACAACGGTGAGGAAGTCCTTGCCCGAGCGCGAGTAGGCCTCTTCGATCTTGCCGGTGGTGGTGAGCACGTCGCCGGGCTTCACCGGCTCCAGGAACTCGTACTCCTGCTCGCCGTGCACCAGCATCAGGAAGTTCACCTGGTTCTGAGGGTCGCGCACCGCCGCCGCGAACGGGCGGATGTTGAAGACCACGCAGAACGTGGGCGGCGCCACCAGCGAGCCGTGCTGGGTGGTCTTCGCGTAGTCGGCGTCGACGTAGAGCCGCTGCATGTCCGCGGGCGCGTCGGCGGCGGAGAAGCTGGAGGACGGCACGCCGCCGCCCACCGCGAGCGCGAACTCGCGCAGCTTCTCGGCGCCCACCTCGTAGCGGAACGGCCCGTAGCTTCGACCCTTGGCATCCGGAGCGATGGCCATGGCTCAGCCCTCCTCGATGACGCCGATGGCGATGCCCTTGGTGAGCACGTCCTCGCCGCGCTGGTTCTTGCCGGAGAGCTCCGCGCGCACCGAGTTGCCGTCGATGGCGGTGACCTTGCCCTGGAAGGTGATGGTGTCGCCGGGCTTCACCGGCCGCGAGAAGCGGACGCGGAGCTTCTTGAGGCGGGTGGGGTCGTCGAAGAGCCGCACCGCCGCCTCGGCCGCCCAGGCCATGGTGCACAGGCCCTGGAGGATGACGCCGTCGAGGCCGGCCTGCTTGCCGACCTCCGGGTCGATGTGGATGGGGTTGAAGTCGCCGGAAGCGGCCGCGTAGTAGATGGGCCGGTACGGGTCGCAGTGCCGCTCCAGGCTGAAGGGCTCCCCCACCTGGAAGTCGCTGAGCTTGCGCATCTTTTCCACCCCCTCGCGGCGGAGTGGCTCTATGGCCCGCAGAACCGGCCGTCAAGCGCCGCGAAACAGGGGCCCAGAAGCTTGTAAGCCTGCCCGCTTCCTTGATCTTGCCCCGGGCGGGCACGTAAAACCTTGCCCTTCCTCGCTCGGCGGGGAGCACCGGGCCCGTCGGCGGGGCGGCCCAATGAGGTTCGTGATGGCGCAGCGCTCCTGGGGGCTCGTGGCGGCGGCGTTGTTCGTGTGCGCGCCGGCGTGGGCGTCGACGGTGGCGGTGGCCCCCATCAGCGGCGGCAAGCACGGCGAGGCCGACTACGTCCGTCAC
This genomic window from Deltaproteobacteria bacterium contains:
- a CDS encoding MaoC family dehydratase N-terminal domain-containing protein, whose product is MAIAPDAKGRSYGPFRYEVGAEKLREFALAVGGGVPSSSFSAADAPADMQRLYVDADYAKTTQHGSLVAPPTFCVVFNIRPFAAAVRDPQNQVNFLMLVHGEQEYEFLEPVKPGDVLTTTGKIEEAYSRSGKDFLTVVCESVNQRGQLAVRGTYTAVIRS
- a CDS encoding MaoC family dehydratase; the encoded protein is MRKLSDFQVGEPFSLERHCDPYRPIYYAAASGDFNPIHIDPEVGKQAGLDGVILQGLCTMAWAAEAAVRLFDDPTRLKKLRVRFSRPVKPGDTITFQGKVTAIDGNSVRAELSGKNQRGEDVLTKGIAIGVIEEG